The DNA window TACACTGTCTTTGTTAACCGGATCTACGTAGGCTATGTAACAATTATCACTGGAGGTTAATTTTTTAGCTTCATCCATTATCAGGTCAGAAATTGCCTTGAGTGAGCTTGATTCCAACATGCTATTTATGGATGTTCTTAAATCGAGTATATCTTCTCTAATTAATTTTTTTCCAGAGCCCTGACCATATTCTGACTTTTCTAACTCGGGTTGTTCATTAGTTTTCATAATCAACCATCCTCCAGATTTAGTATATTTTCATGAGCGTTGTTATTTTAAAGCTTGATTTAAATGTAGATCGGTGTAAATTGGATCCTCTTCTTTAATTATCTTTAAAATAAACCCATAAACATATTCAAAGGGTACTTCTAAACCCTCAGATGTCTGTATATATTTCACACCCTGCTTATGGAAGACCTTGGTAACTAAAAAAACTTTCAGTGGTAATTCCTCAGTACAGTTTTTTGTGTACCACAAATTTGATAGTGGACATGAATTTGGTAAAAGCACTTTGTCGCCGGATCTAAGTTTTTTAGGTCCCTGCTGAACAAGAAGATAATCTCCACCATCAATTCCAAAACCCATGGATTTGTCCATTTGAATTAAATTTAATTTTTGGAGTTTGTTGGATGCATTTCCTTGGCTGATCTGTTTTTCTACAAATTTAGCTGTTATAACTTCCAAACAACCATAAGGTATTTCCATTTCCCTCAGATGGTCGTGAATTCCCATCTCAAATGCAATGGAAAGTCTAACCCAACTATCAACCTCCCTGCAAAATGTTTCGGAATTATTGGTTCGCATTGGACATTTCCAGCAATATTTTCCTTCTAAACTCTCAACAAGATCTGCATAATGCTTTTTTGATAGCTTTCTGAAGATTTCCAAGTTATCTGATATTCCTGCCATGACAACCTCCAACAAATATATGTTTGCAGTGATTTATAATCATTTTTTCTAATTTAACTAATCATTTTAACTCTTATTTAGCTGTCTAATTCTATCTAAAAGCCCTGATTTTCTTGCATAATGGAACATATAAAGCTGTACATATCCGGCTCTATTAGCAAATTTTTTCATGCCGAATTCACGGGCCTTTAAGGGTTTAATTTCCTTTCCTTGGAAGTACATTTCAGAAACTATTCTTCCTATCCATACATCCACTGGAAATGCTTCTTTAAATCCAAATCCATAGAACAGTATGCAGTCAGCAACTTTCGGACCAACTCCTGGCAAATCAAGCATGGTTTCAAAAGCGTTATTGTAGCTCATTTTATGAATAGCATCGATATTTATCTGATTTTGAACAATTTCTGCAGTTTTAATCATGAACTTTGCCCTGTAGCCTACACCACAACTTTTAAGATTTTTTTCAAAACTGTGATCATCTGGTAAATTAGTTTCGCATCGATCCATCTCTTCTAAGTCATGTTCAGGCACATTTTTTAGGATATCTGGAGATGGAAATGTGTACCAACTATTTGAATTTGAGTTGTACTCTTCACCCCATTTACTTTTAATATCTCTGATTGATCTGTTCCACCTGATAATTGAACAGTTTGCAGAGGATATTGAGGATATAATGCACTCAAAGGGGTCATGTGCTTTAAATAATCTTAAACCACTGCAAAAATCAATGGTGGGCTTTAATTCACTATCCTTCCTTAAAAAATCATAAAAATCATTAAGATCATCATTTAAACTAAAAATATCCATTAATTTTGTACGAATACTTTCCAATTCTAAATCAGCTTCAGTTTCAGCTTCAATATTCAACGTACCTTCCACATTTTCCTGTTGGATTTTGATGAGGCAGAGTTTATTATCAAATCTTAAGAGCTCCTGAAAATAACCATCTTTCATTAACCATGCAGGTTGTGATGTTTGGCCACTGTTGATGGTGAGATCAAGATTAAATGGGCCCTTATATTCTTTTGGATCAATTTCAAAGCCTATTTTCATGGTAACTAAATTCCATTTTTTTGTTTATAATTATTATTTAGTTTTTCATCTAAATATTGATTTATTTGGCACTGAATTTAGCACAATAAAAACTTTCAAATTTAGAAGATAGAACCTAGGAAATCAAAACACAATCTTGCAGCAGTTAAAGATGTTATTTCAGACAGATCAAACAATGGATTCACTTCCACCAAATCAAAACCTAAAATCTCTCCCTTATTCGTTAAATTGGTTAATATATCCTTTAATTGGTTGTAAGTTAATCCTCCAGGTTCTGGTGTTCCAGTTCCAGGGGCTATCGACGGATCTAAAACATCGATATCTAGGGTAACATAAATATTATCTGATTCAGGAATCTGGTCAAGAACCCATGCTGTTCCCCTGTCCATTACTTCAGAGGCGGTGATGATCTTGGATCCATAGTTTTTGGATTCATCATAATTTTCTATTTTATCTGTGAATCCTCTTATTCCTATCTGGGTGATGTTATTGATGTTCTCTATTTCA is part of the Methanobacterium lacus genome and encodes:
- a CDS encoding DNA glycosylase; the protein is MKIGFEIDPKEYKGPFNLDLTINSGQTSQPAWLMKDGYFQELLRFDNKLCLIKIQQENVEGTLNIEAETEADLELESIRTKLMDIFSLNDDLNDFYDFLRKDSELKPTIDFCSGLRLFKAHDPFECIISSISSANCSIIRWNRSIRDIKSKWGEEYNSNSNSWYTFPSPDILKNVPEHDLEEMDRCETNLPDDHSFEKNLKSCGVGYRAKFMIKTAEIVQNQINIDAIHKMSYNNAFETMLDLPGVGPKVADCILFYGFGFKEAFPVDVWIGRIVSEMYFQGKEIKPLKAREFGMKKFANRAGYVQLYMFHYARKSGLLDRIRQLNKS